One genomic window of Oncorhynchus clarkii lewisi isolate Uvic-CL-2024 chromosome 5, UVic_Ocla_1.0, whole genome shotgun sequence includes the following:
- the LOC139409856 gene encoding coiled-coil-helix-coiled-coil-helix domain-containing protein 10, mitochondrial — translation MARGSRSASHSSAPASSAPTYHPPSQNSPAPVAPAPSALAVPAAPQGPGLMAQMATTAAGVAVGSAMGHVMGSALTGAFSGGSPETARPTASTYQEAPRPASSQPGPCMFEVRQFLDCATTQADLSLCEGFNEALKQCKGSHGVTSLV, via the exons ATGGCAAGAGGAAGTCGCAGTGCTAGTCATTCTTCGGCACCAGCCAG CTCAGCTCCGACCTATCATCCCCCTTCCCAAAATTCCCCGGCCCCAGTCGCTCCAGCCCCATCAGCCCTGGCTGTTCCTGCCGCACCCCAAGGACCCGGCCTAATGGCCCAGATGGCCACCACCGCGGCAGGGGTGGCAGTGGGCTCTGCCATGGGCCATGTCATGGGCAGTGCCCTCACCGGCGCCTTCAGTGGTGGCAGCCCTGAGACAGCCAGACCCACCGCCAGCACATACCAG GAGGCCCCTCGACCTGCCTCATCCCAGCCGGGCCCATGCATGTTTGAGGTGCGACAGTTCCTGGACTGCGCCACCACTCAGGCTGACCTCAGCTTGTGTGAGGGCTTCAACGAGGCCCTCAAACAGTGCAAGGGCTCACACG GTGTGACATCACTGGTTTGA